AGCCAATGAATCATAGTATTCGAACCAATTGTTTTGATTTTTGAAATTTTGGATGAAAGACTTTGATTTTGGGGAATAAATCAAGATCACAGTAATGGAATGGGCTTTTAGCTTTTTTAATTGAGCTTCGAATATTTTTTGTTGGATAGGTAATAAAGGGTAAATGGTTTCATCAGTTTCCATCGGCGATTCCGGCGCATCTAAAAAGGATTCCATGTAGCCATGGGAAATATATTGGCTGATGTCTGTTTTAAGAGGAAGTTTTAAATCCTCTTCTTCAAAGGGTTTTAGCATCATCCGCTTTAAATAGGATGCCCAAGCCAAAGAGCTTCCAGTATTTATAAGCAAGGAAAACATTCCACTACAATCTGAGCAATTCGCTATTAAATCAATGGTAGATCCAAGCCCCTTGGTAGAAAATGTGTATGGATTTAAATCCCAGATCACCACTTTTGGTTGGAAAGAATCGAAGTATTTATCCAAAAAATAATCCGATTGAATAGGGGTTTGAGATCCAGAAGAAAAGTTAAATGCACTCAGATTTAATTTTTGAAAATTTCTGACATCAATACTTTGTCCCAAAGAAGACCCCAAAATCAAAACATCAATATTTTCTGTCTTATCTGCCTCCTGCTGTCTTGTCCATTGATGGCTGGTCGTACCCTTTTTCAATGAAATCCTAGAGGGTAAATAATCAGCAAGTCCATCAACCTCTGTCGCCAAAATCAATCCCAAAGACAAAAAGACAAACGAAAGGGAGAAGAGTAAGATTTTAATCAGGAAACCTCTCATTAAAACATCCCAAACACAAAGACAATTATTGCTAACATACTTCCTGGATTTAATTTTTACCCCCTAAATCCCCCTAAAGGGGGACACTAGAAGCAGGGTATGAATTAGATTTTGAATGCAGTTTTTTAACGACCAATTGGATTCAATTTCCCCTCCTATAGGAGGGGCTAGGGGAGGTTCAGTAAAATTAGATTGAGCAAACAATGAATAAACTATTTTCAGAATCTAGATTAGTAGTTTTTAGAAGAATTAATTGATTGTTCAAATTTTAAATACCTAGATATATGAGTAATTACACTATTGATACGATATAGGATTTCCTCATTTCTAAACCTGATAACTTTTAATCCAAATTCCTCTAAAGCAGAGGTTCTACCAGCATCATATTCCTTTTGTTCAATTTCATCATGAATACCGCCATCAACCTCAATGACTAATTTTATTTGATGACAATAGAAATCGACTATATACTTATTAATAGGATGCTGTCTTCTAAACTTGAATCCATCTACAGATTTATTTTTTAAAAAATGCCACAATACCTTTTCTGCAGATGTCATACGCTTTCTCAATTCCTTTGCCCTTCTATGAATTTCAGGAGATGCGCCGTAAAACAGGTTTTCAGAGTAAGACATTTTGGTTAACTTCTAATTTTTCACCCCCTAAATACCCCTTAAGGGGGACATTAGAAGCAGGGTATGAATTAGATTTTGAATGCAGTTTTTTAACTTCCAATTGGTCCCAAATTCCCCTCCTATAGGAGGGGCTAGGGGAGGTCAGGCCACATCAGCAAATATCCGTTCCATTCTACGGAAGTAAAACATCCCAAATACAAAGACGATGATTGCTACAATACTTCCTGGCCAAATCCATTCCCAAGGCATGGGACGATCGAGAAAGGCCGCACGGAAGCCTTCGATTACACCAACCATAGGATTAAGGATATAGAATTTTTGGTAATCAGCTGGAACAGCTGAGGTTCCATAGACAACCGGAGCTGCATAAAGCAGGAGTTGCACCAAGAAGGTAAGCGCATGCTTGACATCTCGGTATTTGACCGCCAAGGCCGATAGAAACATCCCGATCCCCAGGCTACACATCAATAATTGGAGAATCAAGATCGGAGTGAACAACACCCCCCAGCCAGGAACTTGCTTGAAATAAATCAACATCCCAATCACAACTACAAAGGCAATGGTAAAATCCAGTAGTTTGGACAGCATCGCTGAAAGCGGGAGAACCATTCTCGGGAAATAAACCTTGGTGATCATGTTGGCATTTTGGATCAACGAATTGGCGGATTCAGTGAGTGTTCCGGAGAAGTAATTCCAAGGCCAAAGTGCCAAATACGAAAAGAGGATATAAGGCATGCCATCAGAATCAACTTTAGCCAAACCTCCAAAAACCAAGGTAAAGACCAGTGTTGTAAAAAGGGGCTGGATAATCGCCCATGAAACTCCTAAAATAGACTGCGCATACCTCGCTTTTATGCCTCGGAGCGTTAGAAAATACAAGAGATCCTTGTAACGCCAAAGCTCCTGAAAATCCACCATCTTCCAACCGGATGAGGGTTCAATGACCTTGTAATGTGGGGAGTTTATCGCTTTATCTGACACTAAAATTTTTATTTATACGCGAGGTCTTTGGAGCTAGAAACAGAAATAAATAGTTCCCGCTCTCAAAATCATCAAATCGAAGTTTGAATTTCTCTTCTTTCAAAAGATTCAGGCTTTTTGAAATACTTCCCCACCCCTTTTACCCATCTAATCTTTTGAATAAAGCGATAATAGCTTTTGGAATAAGATACTTTAAAGGAAGGATGATGATAACGCATCATCTCTCCCATGGCAACAGTATAATGATGCCATCTTAGGAAGTTTAACTTTCCTGAAGATTCCAAGTATTCCTTCACCATTTGCCGAAATCGGAAATAAGTATCTCGCTTTTCATCTAAACGATCCGTGGATCGAGTAATGGAATTGGGCAATTGATGGATTAGGGTTAGGTTTTGGTTTGAAAAAGCGAAAGTTTGATTGCGTTTGAGCATTTCAAACATCAAGTGATATTCTTGAACATTGAGTAAGGATTCATTCCATGCTCCCGCTGCACGCACCGATTCCGTATGCCAAAGGTTGGCAGAAGAAATTCCAAGTCTCATTCGTAGCAATCCAGCCCAAAGGTCCTGCATCGTTGGAATTACTTTGCGAGTTTCATTCACTAAGGTATAGGGACTGATCACTAGGGATTCATTTCCAGTTAAGCTGGCTAACTGTGCTTTTATCTTTCCGGGAAGGAGCTCATCATCTGCATCCATAAATTGAATCCAGGAATTTTTCACCTGACTTAAGCCTAAATTTCTGCTAGCTGGAGCTCCTTTATTCGCTCCATGCGGATGTTGTAAAAGCGTGATTTGGGCATGCTCTATGACAAGTTGCTGACAGATCGAAAGGCTATTATCCCTACTTCCATCCTCTACGAGGATAATTTGATCAATCTCAGGCTGAATTAATAAAGAGTCTACTGTCCTTCGAAGCGTCCCTTCTGCATTAAAAACCGGAACAACCGCAGAAACCTTAGGCAACAATTGAGTCATTAAAAAATTCTACTTGCAACTAGAAAATTGTACTGAATTTCAACTTTTCTCCCTTTACTTTCAGCTTCCTGCTTCCCTCTCAACTCATCGGTCATCCGACACCCGTCCGCCGGGGCGGATCGGACATTACTCCCGTCTTCCATCTCCCCTCTTCCCGCTTAAGCTCCGTACACCAAAATCCCATGAATATCTCCTGGGTCTTGAGCTAGCAAATCGACTTGGACTTTGCGTTGGATTTTTTCGTAGGTCTTTTCCGTCAGAAAGTTGAGGTATTCCTGATCAAGATCCTTCCCGATCAAGACTAAGTGAATCGTTCCCGAGTCGATGCCCATAGCATAATCTCCGGTGATGATAGCCTTTTCTACATTACCCATCCGCTTGACGATCTTTTCCACGAGTTCGTCGAGTCCCAGAAACTTACTGACCATGTTTCGGATTTCCGTGTAGAAGGGATGGCTTTGGTTGGCCCGATACAATTTGGTTTTGCCTTCGTCTTCGGAGAGCAATAATCCAGCATCTGTAAGCCGGTTTAGTTCCACCCGAACGGAGTTAGTAGACTCCTCAAATTCTTTCGCCAAGGAACGCAGATAGCCTGAATTCGCATGAGAAAAAAACTTGAGAAGGAGTTTGATTCGGGTTTTGGAGGTGACTAGGGAATCGAGCAAAGTTTGGTAGAGGTGTTTTTAGAAAAATAAGCTGAAATTAAAGTCAATTGAACCTGAATAAAGGTTGTTTCTGATAAACTACAGCTTCGCCCGTTCACTCCCAGGAAGGAGCTATTTGAGTGAGTAATAAAATTACTCAGTGAATTTAAAAATGCAAATTGAAGGTGTGAAAATTGGTGGATTTTTTGGTGGTGGGTTAAAAAGACTCACCGCAGAGGGCGCTGAGGGCGCTGAGGTTTTGATTAGGACTCACCGCAGAGGCGCGGAGAGCACAGAGATTTAAAGGTTTTTTTGGCGTTGAAAAATAGGGTCAGTGTAGTTCTTATTTTTTGGATCCTATCGGGGGCAACTATGTATGGCCCAGCGATTTAACGCTGGGTTAAATAGGTTCGCGAAATAATGTGCGCAAGGCTCATAATTCCCTTTGAAAGGGAAAGGCCAATCCCAGCGCAATTGAAAGGTTTGATCATTTTTTTAAGTCATTCTAAAGGTCAACCCGTCTTAGGAACCTCCATCCTCTTTTATCTCCCAACTTTTGAAGCCAAAAGTTGGCAAAAGCTTGTGGCCTGAATCCAGTCTTCAAACTGATTGAATTCGTCGATCAAAACCAAGCCTTCCTTTCAGTTTGATTTTTGGAGTCAGGTCTCGGCTAAATTCAGGCGGATCTCGGTCATACTTCCCGAGCTAGCCTGAATTCTTCACGCCTCGCCCCTAACACCAAAAACCGCCTGTCTTCTAGGGCCACATTCATCACGATTTGAATTTCAATTGATTTTCACCTTGATGTTCGATCTCTTTTCACTTAGAATAGTTTCTCCTGATATTTAATTCTAAAAAGACCCTGAAGGGGTCTAAATGTGAATAGCCCAGGGTGAAACCCTGGGTTAATAAGCAAAATAAAGGATTGGCGCTGGGCTAATTATTCAATTTGAAAAGCAAGATTCGATCCCAGCGCAATCTCTTTTTTTGGGCATAACGATACCCGATAATTGATTCTAACAATGACCCCTTCGGGGTCGAATATGGGTAGCCCAGCGTTTTAACGCTGGGTTAAAGGATGTGAAATTATTTTTAAACGCGCTGGGCTAGTAATTCATTTTGAAAACCAAATCTCAATCCCAGCGCAATGGAAAAGATTGATCATTTTTTTAAGTCATTCCCAAGGTCAACCCGTCAGAGGAACCTCCATCGTTTCTTATCTCCAAACTTTTGAAGCCAAAAGTTGGCAAAAGCTTGTGGCCTGAATCCAGTCTTCAAACTGATTGAATTCGTAGATCAAAGCCAAGCTTTCCTTCCAGTTTGATTTTTGGCGTCAGGTCTCGGCTAAATTCAGGCGGATCTCGGTCATACTTCCCGAGCTAGCCTGAATTCTTCACGCCTCGCCCCTAACACCAAAAACCGCCTGTCTTCTAGGGCCACATTCATCACGATTTGAATTACAATTGATTTTCACCTTGATGTTCGTTCTCTTTTCACTTAGAATAGTTTCTCCTGATATTTAATTCTAAAATGACCCTGAAGGGGTCGAATATGGGTAGCCGAGCGTTTTAACGCTGGGAAATGAAATGGATAGCATTTGATAAGCGCTGGGCTATTAATTCAATTTGAAAACCAAATCTCAATCCCAGCGCAATGGAAATGAAATGAACGAACAATTTTCAAATTCAAGGTTCAAGGAATCCAGATCTCAAATATTGAGGAGCAAAACCAGCTACAATCCCCCTCCAAAAATTTATTTAGCCGGCAACCTTCTTTTCACTCTTCACTTCTTCAATCAGATCTAAAATATCCCGATCGCGATTCGCGGGATTCCATAATCGACCTACGGCATAATCCACATCCTCGTCGTCAAACTTCTCTAAGCCCGAACCGGTGTAATGTGTGATTTCTCCAAAATAGATAGCCTCATCATCTACCGAATACAAATCCACTCTGATATAATCAAAGCCTTGAGATAATTTCTCTGCGATCTCCATCATACGTGGCATATTTCCGGGAACTGGAACCGGACTCAAGGGAGGATGGCCAGCCATCTGAGCTCCAGGAACTACCCGAAAATATTGATCCGTAAATACCCGCTTCGGTTGGGTCAATCGGTCTGACACAAACATGATCATCTTCACTTTTCCATGAAAGCAGTACAGCTTCACATCGTTAGGAATATTTCCATCCTTGGTTCGCAGTACTTTTTCACAAATAATTCTCCTTGGAATTTGAAGGTAGGCCCATTCGTGATAGTTATAGCCGAAAGGTTCAGATAAAAAAGTTCGAAGTTGATGTTCGATCTTCGATCGGTTCATTCCCGGTTGGTACAAAATATTTCCCCCGGAATAATGATTTGCTTTGATAAATACCTCCTCTTTCCACTGATCAAATGGCAAGTCCAATCCAGTGTTGCTGACATAATACAGTGGAATTAAAATTTCCTCACCTTCTTTTTCCCCCAAGATCTTTTTAATGTAATCCCTGACTTGCACCTTATCTGAGGTGATAGGAACTCGTGGGTCTCTTCGATGAAATTTGATCCAATTGAGAAAATGATTGTGGGTCTTTGGTTGAGAAATATCCAAGGGGTATCCCATCATCTTTTGAAACATAAAATGTAGATGGGGATAGCCTCTTTTTTCCTGTTGCCAAAGCCAAGCCTTGCTGTAAAGAGACAAGACCAAAGTTCGTATAGGTCCGGGAGGAAAGGCTTTATCGAGAATTTCTTTCATGGGATGATCTCAGGCAAGGGACTCTCGAAGAAGGGATTGGCAATACCAACCAAAAAACTTGATTTCCCGGTAATAGAGTGAGATTTGAAGGTATTTGAAAGCAATCGACCTTCGAATAGATCCTGGAATTCGGTTTTTGAAAGGATTGGTCTTGCTGGAGAGCACTTGTTTGAATACCTGCAACTCAGTTTGTGCGACATGTCTCCTCGCCTGATGCCGGTAAGTAATTGAATTATTGTTCACATTGTAAATAAAAGAAGTAGTATCGATCACTCCCCATTCTTGGTAATTTAAAATCACCCGTAAAAACAATTCCCATTCCTGATGGCGGGAAAGGTTGGGGTTAAAAAGACCTACCTCCTCGAAAACCTCTTTCCGAAACATTGGACCTGGAGTAAAGAAAACCAATCGGAACTTGAGGTAATCCTCAATAAGGTTTTCAGAGTATAAACTTTGAGCGAATTTTCTATTTCCTTTATACTCTTTATCAAATCTCACCTCTCCCTTACTGACCACAAATTTCTTTTCTGGATGATCTTGGAGATAATCATGCTTCATTTGGAGAAAATGAGGAAGCATCAAATCATCACTGTCAAACCATTGGATAAACTTCCCTTTGGATTTAGAATAAGCTAGGTTTCTGCAGCAATTTGCACCTTTTGGAAGATGACTTGGTCTTGTGAAAATTCGAAATCGAGGGTCAGTTTGTTGAATCTGAAGGAGAATTTCCATGGAAACATCCGAACTCCCATCGTCCACAATGATGCATTCCCAATTTGAAAATGATTGGTTTTGAATGGATTGCAGGGTTGCCGGCAAAAAATCTGCTTTATTGTAATTAGCGATTAAAATTGAAATTTCAGGACTCTTCAAGATAGTTTGGGTTTATCTACTTAGGTAGTCTTTTTTCAATGATGAATGTTGGTCTTTCAATGGCTAAATACCTTTGTTTAAAGATTGGTATCCTCCTTTGATATGGACCTTAGGAATTCAGGAAAAATTAAATAGGTAATAAACTCCTGAAAACCTTCTTATCAATCATTCCTTAAACATAGCAAAAATGATTTTTTGACCGATAAAGTCCCAAGATTTTTTGTTTTTGTCCTATAAAATTTGCGTTCAGAAATTTGACATAGCCTTGGGTAATATTCAAGGTTCAAGGAATCCGGATAAAAATTTGTGGCAAAGTGTTTTCTCGAGAATAACCCTTCAGAGGAACCTCCATCATTTCTTATCTCCCAACTTTTGAAGCCAAAAGTTGGCAAAAGCTTGTGGCCTGAATCCAGCCTTCAAACTGGTTGAATTCGTCGATCAAAGCCAAGCTTTCCTTCCAGTTTGATTTTTGGCGTCGGGTCTCGGCTAAATTCAGGCGGATCTCCCTCGAATTCTCGAGTGAGCTAGCCTGAATTCTTAACGCCTCGCCCCTAACACCAAAAACCGCCTGTCTTCAAGGGCCACATTCATCACGATTCGAATTTCAATAGAATTAATCTATGATGATCGCTCTCTTTTTTTGGGAATATCGAACCCTAATAATTGCCTCTAAATATGACCCCAGCGGAGTCAGATATGGGTAGCCCAGCGTTTTAACGCTGGGAAATAAAGGAATATGCGCTGGGCTATTATTTCAATTTGGAAAGCATTAGTGAATCCCGGCGCAATGGAAATCCAAATGAAATTCGAAATCAAATTACCATTCAATAATGGAATCCAGTTTCATGACAGGATTAACTCAACTCTAAATTTTATCCTTGGTGTCTTCGGGTAGGTCATAATAAAATGGTAAACGAACCAATCGCTCCGAAAAAATATCAGAATTAGGTAATTCCAGCATTGCTGATTCAGGCTGATGAGCTCGAATAAATTCACTTTTATGGAGACTTTGGTAGTGAAAAACAGACAATACACCCTGAGAAAGCAATTCCTCAATAAATCTTCTTCGATTTTGGAAGGAATCAAATACGAGGTAAAACAAATGATAATTCCCTACATTTTTCTGGAATTCCAGAGCTTGTCCTTGTCCTAAATTTGCTATGGCTTTCAATAGGAGCTGATCGTATTTTTCGGCAAACAACTCGCTCTTACCTACGGTAAAAAGCCGAAAATAGCCTTCCCAAATGGCTTTTCTTCTCGCTTGAATTCCTTCCAATTCCTGCATTTGCCCCCATAAAAATGCAGCACTCAACTCGGACATCTGAAAACTGCTGCCTAAATCAATCCAGGAATAATGATTCTTCTTTCCTTCGAAAAAAGAACTTCGATCGGTTCCTTTCTCCCAAATGATTCGAGCTCGTTCTAGGAACTTAGGATTATTAACAATCAAAACTCCACCCTGCCCGGATTGAATATTTTTCGTTTCATGAAAACTCAGGGAAGCCAAATCCCCAAAAGTCCCAAGGTACTTTTCGTTTACTTTGGAACTGATTGCTTGAGCTGCATCCTCAATTAGCATTAGGCCATGTTTATCCGCAAGTTGCCGATAAGCTTGAATCTGCATGCCAAATCCGGCATAATGCACGATGACTATTGCTTTTGTTTTGGAGTTGATTAATGATTCAACTTGCTCCAAATCCATTTCTGGAAAACCCGGAAGGGTGTCTGAAAAAACCAGTTTGGCACCTCGAAGGGCAAAGGCATTGGCAGTGGACACGAAAGTAAATGAAGGTAAAATGACTTCATCTCCAGGCTGAATATCCAAGAGCAGAGCAGCCATTTCTAGTGCACCCGTGCAGGAATGCGTCAAAAAACAAGTACCAAAGCCAAATTTTTTTTGAAGCAATTGCTGACAGGCTTGGGTAAAAAAACCATTTCCCGAAAGCTTTCCTTTTGCAACAGCTTCTTGGATATAGTTCAGTTCCTTTCCAGTCAGGTGAGGTTTATTGAACGGAATTTGAACCGGATGCATGAGCAAATTTTAGAATTTGTTAAGACAAAAAGGAAGAGAAATATCGAGGACCAAAGTAATGGATTCATGGTCAAATCGGAATTTTTCCCAAATACCTATACCCTGAATCTAGCTGGACTTAGGGTAAAATAAAAAAATCATAAAGGTCAAAAAGGGACAAATTTGGCTTTTTCAGGTAAGAGGTATTTCATAAAGGCAATTTCTTGGGGGCTGCAACGCTTGGTGTATTTTCGCTCTTTCACCGAAAAATAGCTCACCTCAAAGTCATCAAAGACTACCTCATCAATCGAAGCCACCAATTGAATTTTTGAGTATCCAATACCCGATTGCTCCAGGTGAATGGTTAAATTCTCAAGCTTCTTTTCCAAAGGAATATCCTCAAACTGATACCCTAACTTTTTGGAAACTGACTTTGCGGGAGTTCCTGCATAAATTTGATTGTATTCCATGTCGCTAGTCACCACAGAACCTGCCAGAGCCATCGATTTGTCTGCTGCACGAATCGGACCTACGATGCAATGGCCGACAAGCCATACATCATTTCCCAAGATGAGAGGTTTTTGAGCATTAAAACGACAACCTTCCAAAGTATCCCCAAACTTAATGTGAGACCAAAGTTGAGAATGTGCACCTATGCCACAATTATCACCGATTTTCGTTCCTCCGATAGAATCAATAATTGTAAACTGACCAATCCAAGCATTATGTCCAATGTGACAAGATTGGTAGCCATGGACAGTCACGTGATGATGGATTTTTCCGTAATCCCCGATCGAAAAGTCATCGCAAATTATCTGCACATCTGCCCCGATATAGGTATGATCACCAATGCATATCCGTTTGGCCGGACCATTCAAACCTCGAATACTTGCACTGGGGTGAATTTCTACCCCAATTCCAAGACTTACCTCCAGTGCATCAATACTAGTATTCATCAAAAATGGATTTAAAGACTTTTAGTTGCCACAGCCTCGGAATTGAAAGGATATTCAATGATTTGATCTATTTCCATCTCCGAATCTGTGGTTTGATCAATCACATATAAAGGGCGGTTTTTTACCGATTCAAAGATTTTTCCAATGTAGAGCCCAACCACCCCCAGCATTGCAATCAAGACTCCAGAGAAAAACGCGATGGAAATTATCAAACTGGAATAACCCGAAACTGTAATTTCTCCCAAAAAGTAGCGGATCAAAGTAATGAGCCCAAACAAAACACTCAAGAACGAAAGTAAAATTCCGGCTTTAACCATCAACCGAATAGGTTTGTCTGAATAAGCTAATACGATTTCCAACGCTAAATTAAGGCGTTTGCGGAAGGTATATCGGCTTTTCCCTTCTGGGCGAGCTTCGTGCTGTACGGGGATTTTTGCGGTAGGAAACCCCATCCAATGGATCATCACTGAAAAGATCCGTACAGGTTCCTGCATCCGGTTAAACTCCTGAATGACTCTTCGATGGTAGATCCCAAAATTGCCTACTTGAGGATCGAATTTGGAACCAGTAAGCCAGGATAACAACCTGAAAAACAACCGAGAAGACAAGATCTTTCCAAAATCATCCTTCCGATCTTTTCGCGAAGCCAAAACAACGGGAAACCCTTCAAGAGCTTTTTGGTAAAGCACTTCAATTTCCTCTGGTCGATCTTGCAAATCGGCATCCATTACCACTACCCACTCTCCTTTTGCAGCTCGACAGCCTGCCGAAATCGCGTAATGTTGCCCAAAATTTCGAGACAATTTTATTCCTTTAACATGAGTAGATGAATTGGAAAGCAATTGAATAAGTTGCCAGGATTGATCTTGGCTACCATCATCCACTAGGATCAGTTCAAATCCAAATGTAATTCTTAACAGACATTTGTGGATTCGATCAGAAAGCGCAAGGAGAGTACCTTCGGAAAAGTAAACCGGTACAACTACAGAGATTTGCGTTCGATTTGGGGTATGGTCCACTGGTTTTTTAAAAATCTTGCGAGGTTCCGAATCTACTCAAAAGTCCCTATTTTTTTAAATTCCTCTTGTTTGAACTGTGTCATATCAATTGGGCTATAGAGGGAGAAATGAAGGTAGAACTGAATAAGACAGTATTTTTTTTGAATTTGAAATAGTTTAAATAAAGGCCATTCGACTTGTTTAAAGACAATAATTATTTGAAATAATTAAATTATGTGGATAAGTTCTTTTGTAAAAATCAAAAAATACCCAGTTGTGGGTATTTTTCAGAAGATGGTGTATCCTACTTTTGATACGGGTGATTAAGCAACTTTTCTCATAATTTTTTTCACTGGTTTCAAAAGGAAGCTTTTAGAATATTTTTTAATCCTTTTAAAAAAAATCTCTTACGGGAGAAAAATGGCCGAAACGGGGGTTTCGGCCATTTGCTTTTTAGATCATTTTGAATTGAAAAGATCGAGGGTTTTTAAAATTGCTTCCATTGGGAAAAGTAGACTTAATCTCGATGCAGGTTTAAGTCCTTTTAAATTCTAATTTCAATACAATCTAAATTCGAGGTTCGATCTTTTTTGGATTCTCAAAGATAAACGCATCTATGGCCCAGCGTTTTAACGCTTAGAAATTAAAAAGCTAGATATTGCGAGCTGGATTAATTTTCAATCTGGAAAGTAGGAGTCAATCCCAGGGCAATGGAAAAGAATTGAATATATTATTTTATTCAGGTAATTCACAAGATCAACCCGTCAGAGGAACTTCTATCCTCTCCTATCTCCAAACTTTTGAAGCCAAAAGTTGGCAAAAGCTTGTGGCCTGAATCCAGTCTTCAAACTGATTGAATTCATCAATCAAAGCCGAGCTTTCCTTCCAGTTTGATTTTTGGCGTCGGGTCTAGGCTAAATTCAGGCGGATCTCGGTCATACTTCCCGAGCTAGCCTGAATTCTTTACGCCTCTCCCTTAACACCAAAAACCGCCTGTCTTCAAGGGCCACATTTATCACGTTTTAAATCTCAATACAAACCAATTTCAACGTTCACACTTCATTAAGACTCTGGAGAGAAACTCTGAATTTTAAATTTTTGATGACCCTGAAGGGGTCTAACTGTGAATAGCCCAGAGTGAAACTCTGGGTTAATGAGCAAAATAAAGGATTGGCGCTGGGCTAATAATCCCCATTGAAAAGCAAAAGTCAATCCCAGCGCAATGGAAAAGATTGATCATTTTTTTAAGTCATTCCCAGGGTCAACACGTCTGAGGAACCTCCATCGTTTCTTATCTCTAAACTTTTGAAGCCAAAAGTTTGCAAAAGCTTGTGGCCTGAATCCAGTCTTCAAACTGGTTGAATTCATCAATCAAAGCCGAGCTTTCCTTCCAGTTTGATTTTTGGCGTCGGGTCTAGGCTAAATTCAGGCGGATCTCGGTCATACTTCCCGAGCTAGCCTGAATTCTTAACGCCTCTCCCCCGCCTTCAAAAACCGCCTGTCTCCAAGGGCCACATTCATCACGATTTGAATAACAATAGCATTAATCTTTGATGATCGCTATCTCTTTTTGGAAATAACGAACCATGATAATTGATTCTAAAAATGACCCCAGAGGGGTCGTATATGGGTAGCCCAGCGTTTCAACGCTGGGAAATAAAGGAATAGGGAATGATGTGCGCTGGGCTAATAATCCCCATTGAAAAGCAAAAGT
Above is a window of Algoriphagus sanaruensis DNA encoding:
- a CDS encoding glycosyltransferase family 2 protein produces the protein MDHTPNRTQISVVVPVYFSEGTLLALSDRIHKCLLRITFGFELILVDDGSQDQSWQLIQLLSNSSTHVKGIKLSRNFGQHYAISAGCRAAKGEWVVVMDADLQDRPEEIEVLYQKALEGFPVVLASRKDRKDDFGKILSSRLFFRLLSWLTGSKFDPQVGNFGIYHRRVIQEFNRMQEPVRIFSVMIHWMGFPTAKIPVQHEARPEGKSRYTFRKRLNLALEIVLAYSDKPIRLMVKAGILLSFLSVLFGLITLIRYFLGEITVSGYSSLIISIAFFSGVLIAMLGVVGLYIGKIFESVKNRPLYVIDQTTDSEMEIDQIIEYPFNSEAVATKSL